From the genome of Pseudomonas yamanorum, one region includes:
- the rho gene encoding transcription termination factor Rho: MNLTELKQKPITELLELAEQMGIENMARSRKQDVIFSLLKKHAKSGEEISGDGVLEILQDGFGFLRSADASYLAGPDDIYVSPSQIRRFNLRTGDTIVGKIRPPKEGERYFALLKVDTINYDRPENAKNKILFENLTPLFPTVRMKMEAGNGSTEDLTGRVIDLCAPIGKGQRGLIVAPPKAGKTIMLQNIAANIARNNPEVHLIVLLIDERPEEVTEMQRTVRGEVVASTFDEPPTRHVQVAEMVIEKAKRLVEHKKDVVILLDSITRLARAYNTVIPSSGKVLTGGVDAHALEKPKRFFGAARNIEEGGSLTIIATALVETGSKMDEVIYEEFKGTGNMELPLDRRIAEKRVFPAININRSGTRREELLTADDELQRMWILRKLLHPMDEVAAIEFLIDKLKTTKTNDEFFLSMKRK, translated from the coding sequence ATGAATCTGACTGAACTCAAGCAAAAGCCGATTACCGAACTGCTCGAATTGGCCGAACAGATGGGCATAGAAAATATGGCCCGTTCGCGCAAGCAGGACGTGATTTTCTCCCTGCTGAAAAAGCACGCGAAAAGCGGCGAGGAAATCTCCGGTGATGGCGTGCTGGAGATTCTCCAGGACGGCTTCGGCTTCCTCCGCTCTGCAGACGCTTCCTATCTCGCCGGCCCAGACGATATCTACGTCTCGCCGAGCCAGATCCGTCGCTTCAACTTGCGCACCGGTGACACCATCGTTGGCAAGATCCGCCCTCCAAAGGAAGGCGAGCGTTATTTCGCCCTGCTCAAGGTCGACACGATCAACTACGATCGTCCCGAGAACGCGAAAAACAAGATTCTCTTCGAGAACCTGACCCCGCTGTTCCCGACCGTGCGCATGAAGATGGAAGCCGGTAACGGTTCCACCGAAGACTTGACCGGTCGTGTCATCGACCTGTGCGCCCCGATCGGCAAAGGCCAGCGCGGCCTGATCGTGGCCCCGCCGAAAGCCGGTAAGACCATCATGCTGCAGAACATCGCAGCGAACATCGCCCGTAACAATCCTGAAGTTCACCTGATCGTGTTGCTGATCGATGAGCGTCCGGAAGAAGTAACCGAAATGCAGCGCACCGTGCGCGGCGAAGTGGTTGCCTCGACGTTCGATGAGCCACCAACCCGCCACGTGCAGGTTGCCGAAATGGTGATCGAGAAGGCCAAGCGGCTGGTCGAACACAAGAAAGACGTGGTGATCCTGCTCGACTCCATCACCCGTCTGGCCCGTGCCTACAACACCGTGATCCCAAGCTCCGGCAAGGTGCTCACCGGTGGTGTCGATGCCCACGCCCTGGAGAAACCGAAACGTTTCTTCGGTGCCGCGCGGAATATCGAAGAAGGCGGCTCGCTGACCATCATCGCCACCGCGCTGGTTGAAACCGGCTCGAAGATGGATGAAGTGATCTACGAAGAGTTCAAGGGTACCGGCAACATGGAACTGCCTTTGGACCGCCGTATCGCTGAAAAGCGTGTGTTCCCGGCTATCAACATCAACCGTTCCGGCACACGTCGCGAAGAGTTGCTGACCGCCGATGACGAACTGCAGCGCATGTGGATCCTGCGCAAGCTGCTGCACCCGATGGACGAAGTGGCTGCCATCGAGTTCCTGATTGACAAGCTGAAAACCACCAAGACCAACGACGAGTTCTTCCTGTCGATGAAGCGCAAGTAA
- a CDS encoding acyltransferase family protein produces the protein MTILAYRRDIDGLRAIAVLAVVLFHFGVPGFTGGFVGVDVFFVISGYLITSIIWREREAGRFSFVSFWARRARRILPALFVMMLGTLVVGWFLLAPKDYSELGRSIHNQVVFISNLFFMRQDGYFDVASDIKPLLHTWSLSVEEQFYILFPLLLTLLSSRLKYWRTALFVLLLVSFGMSTWAVAHSPERAFFLLQMRAWELLAGAMLAVMPVREYRASPALAQAVSLAGLGLILLAVFAYDPSTPFPGAAALLPVVGVVCLIWANGQQTTLTSKLLGSRLLVGIGLISYSWYLWHWPVYVFGKYASVDGLGTWELGALFVLSLVLGYASWRFVEAPFRERRLLAGRKQILVAAGIALLGVGLLGKGLVLTKGLPWRLSPEALQFAQAREWSPDLMACLVDGGKNRHHGFCHFGPQSAPTRALVWGDSHATALVPALQDGASKYGVSVTQAGYAGCLPFNRKESVPGCLSFNQRVTQLLGQETFSDVVLAARWSLYVYGQLDGDTEASLLNPATGTYDRAIAEQRFAESVRALVQQLRASGHRVWLVKEVPLQEFSPPYRLSRLAMLGRPTDKEGMPLAEHLQRQAYISQVFEQIAAADPGVKVMDPAPKLCSANDWCRVELDGQSLYTDDNHLSAVGSRYVEAFLEPLFKALRNETQASAL, from the coding sequence ATGACCATTCTCGCTTATCGCAGGGACATTGACGGCCTGCGTGCCATAGCTGTGCTCGCTGTTGTGCTGTTTCATTTTGGTGTACCGGGCTTTACCGGCGGCTTTGTCGGCGTCGACGTGTTTTTCGTGATCTCCGGCTACTTGATCACCTCGATCATCTGGCGCGAGCGTGAGGCCGGCCGTTTCAGTTTTGTCAGCTTCTGGGCCCGTCGAGCGCGGCGCATCCTGCCGGCACTGTTCGTGATGATGCTCGGCACGCTGGTGGTGGGCTGGTTTCTGCTGGCGCCCAAGGATTACAGCGAGTTGGGGCGCTCGATACATAACCAGGTGGTGTTTATCTCCAACCTGTTTTTCATGCGCCAGGACGGTTACTTTGATGTGGCTTCCGATATCAAGCCGTTGCTGCATACCTGGTCATTATCGGTTGAAGAACAGTTCTACATCCTCTTCCCACTGCTGCTGACACTGCTGTCGAGCCGGCTCAAATATTGGCGTACGGCGCTGTTCGTGTTGCTACTGGTGTCGTTCGGCATGAGTACATGGGCGGTGGCCCACTCTCCGGAAAGAGCCTTTTTCCTGCTGCAGATGCGTGCCTGGGAGCTGTTGGCGGGCGCAATGCTGGCCGTGATGCCGGTACGCGAGTACCGCGCGAGCCCGGCCTTGGCGCAGGCCGTCAGCCTTGCCGGCCTCGGCCTGATCCTGCTGGCGGTCTTCGCGTATGACCCGAGCACGCCGTTTCCCGGCGCCGCAGCGCTGTTGCCAGTGGTGGGCGTGGTCTGCCTGATTTGGGCCAACGGCCAGCAAACTACTCTGACGAGCAAGCTGCTGGGTAGCCGCTTGCTGGTGGGGATTGGCCTGATCTCCTACTCCTGGTACCTGTGGCACTGGCCGGTGTACGTGTTTGGCAAGTACGCCAGTGTCGACGGGCTGGGCACGTGGGAGCTTGGTGCACTGTTTGTGTTGAGCCTGGTGCTGGGTTATGCGTCCTGGCGGTTTGTCGAGGCCCCGTTCCGTGAGCGTCGGCTGTTGGCAGGACGCAAGCAAATCCTGGTGGCGGCGGGTATCGCGTTGCTTGGGGTGGGACTGCTCGGCAAAGGCCTGGTCTTGACGAAGGGCTTGCCTTGGCGCCTGTCGCCCGAGGCGCTGCAATTTGCCCAGGCGCGCGAGTGGAGCCCGGACCTTATGGCCTGCCTGGTGGATGGTGGGAAAAATCGCCATCATGGATTTTGTCATTTCGGACCTCAGTCCGCGCCGACACGCGCGCTGGTCTGGGGCGATAGCCATGCCACGGCGCTGGTTCCGGCATTGCAAGACGGCGCGAGCAAATACGGTGTCAGCGTCACTCAGGCAGGGTATGCCGGCTGCCTGCCGTTTAATCGCAAGGAAAGCGTTCCAGGTTGCTTGAGCTTTAACCAGCGAGTCACCCAACTGCTGGGTCAGGAAACCTTTAGCGACGTAGTACTGGCAGCGCGCTGGAGCCTTTATGTCTATGGGCAGCTCGATGGCGACACCGAGGCTTCACTGCTCAACCCGGCGACCGGTACTTATGATCGTGCTATCGCCGAGCAGCGCTTCGCCGAAAGCGTGCGCGCCCTTGTGCAGCAATTGCGCGCCAGCGGCCATCGGGTGTGGCTGGTCAAGGAAGTCCCGCTGCAGGAATTCAGTCCGCCTTACCGCCTCAGCCGGTTGGCGATGCTCGGTCGGCCCACCGACAAAGAAGGCATGCCCCTGGCTGAGCACCTTCAGCGTCAGGCCTATATCAGTCAGGTATTCGAGCAAATCGCGGCGGCGGATCCCGGGGTAAAGGTAATGGATCCGGCGCCCAAGCTATGCAGTGCGAATGACTGGTGTCGCGTGGAACTGGACGGTCAGTCGCTGTACACCGACGACAATCACCTCTCGGCGGTCGGTTCGCGGTATGTCGAGGCGTTCCTTGAACCGTTGTTCAAGGCCTTGCGCAATGAAACCCAGGCCTCGGCTCTTTGA